The window TCTTTGAAATCACTGTAAGTTGTTAATTGACCTAAAGTTCATTAATataatttgtatattttaatgaaataaaaattcattgaacATTTCCAGATTTATGCTAACAAATCCcaaagaatttttcttaaaatttaaatattaaggaaataaaattatttgttgcatatgtaataaaaattaaatatttaattgaaatattttcctaaGTGAAATGTTAAATGAATAGTATTcatttctctttcaaaaaagAGTGACACATGACATTAATTAAAAGATAAGTTGGAAGGCTAAATGAAAGAATTTCTGctcataaaaatgaaaaacaagaattttgAAAGAACATGTTATATGAAAAAACttcatgctctctctctctctctcaaacacacacacattaaacTTCCTATTCTAAAAATTTCCgttaaggtttttatttatttatttttctacaaCTGTATTTTAATAACTGATTTTGCTTGTAGATTTTGAGTTCGCTATTAGTTAAGTTTATAAATGtgaaagatttttaaaaatactaatcCAAAATCTGGCATTGACGAACGAGGGGTTTGAGGGGTTTTAGTTTTCAAACGAAGTCATTTTATAGCAAAGAAAGTTGAAGAATTGATGAAGTGTAATTTCAGTAGAGAGAGCTAACGAAACGTATACAGCAATAGCAAAATAGACTCACAATTTTTGTTTACAGCCACTTATCCATTCTATATTCTCATTTTATATGCTCGTTTGTAGAACATATTACTCATAAACTGTCCAACATTCAGTATCATAGAGTATAGTTGGTTTTATATCACTATTATAAACCTCTGAAAAAAATatcattgttataaaattttcatttaacttAATCTGTAATCTATATATGGTCACAAAATAATCTTGATATGCTTTTCCTCTTCATCGACCTTCTTCTTATCTTATGATTTGTGTCCTCTTCAATTTCTCAATACTTATGAATTATTAATCCAATATTTTAGAGATGATCACTCTTTGGTATCTCTCAACAATCAAGTTTCACAACcctttaatctttatttatatttttactaaacTTACACTCCATGCACTATATTTAGcttttcaaattctaaaacatcCCAAAATTTCTAACTTAGCATTTACTTTGTGTCTAGTTttataaactaaaaattaaatcatgtgccaaaaaaaaaccaagggaCTTCATATtgaatagtttatttttttttttgagaaattattgAATAGTTTATTAATAGACTCATACATAACCAATGAAAATATTTGAGGACTTAATGAATAATATTGTTGAAatgtgaaattaaaaaaatgtggttacaataaaaaaaattgtccaaacaAGATTTATcaaagaatataaattttggACAAGTTTGTAggacaaaaaaaatgaatgcCCTCCAAAATTAACAAAGTTAATTATAAGAACAAATAttgcaaacaaaaatataaggatataaaaagaaaaaaaaaaaggaatatttaACAAACCCCACATTCACATCACGTGCAAAAAAGGTAGGGTTGTCTAAGTAAATTTATGGCATGGCAGGCTTGGCAGCCAAGCTCAATGTcattttgaaaaggaaaagaatgggAGAAGATGTAGGTGTGATGTGTGGCTGAGTAAAATAACTTCCTGCCACTGCACCACTCAAATAATTCCATAAGAAAAAGGTGGCTGAAAATCGGCTACAATCTACACCAACTGCCCGTGAAAGAAGCAAGTGCAGTACTGCACATTCTTTGCAGTTTCTGTCCCACTGATTGGTCAGTTGAAAAAATAAGGAGCTAATCGGTTTCTTCAATTTCTCTATAAATTAGAGAAGGCTTcagcaagtaaaaaaaaaaaaaaaagggagaacgCACATACACAAGAGAAGGATACACACGGACAGAGCAATAAAGAGCAAACAGCCAGGGAGACAATGAGAgcaagtgaaaagaaaaaaggatagagaagaagaagcaaaaagcAATAAGTTAAAGACAGAAGCTACAGAGGTCTGTATATGAGGAGACTTCACAAGTTTTCTTGATCGCTGACCCTCTCACTCTTCCTTCTCAAAACTGAATTTTTGTTGGGTAATACAAATAAGATTGGGTTTCATGAGGAGTTCCTAACTCCATATGTGAAACTTGGGAGTCTCTGACTTGCCGATCCTATCTGAGAATTACCAAATAAAGTTCTCCCAAGCTTTTGTCTAATGTCTTCTCGAAATCCAATGGAGTCATTGACTCTACTAATTTAAATATTAGAATCTTTGATTTTACCAAATCAAATACAtcaatggagtccttgactctatTGTTATGAATTGATtcaatggagtccttgactctatcttataaattaattcattagagtccttgactctaccaatttaaatattagagtccttgactctactaaaccaaatacatcaatgaAGTCCTTGATTCTACCATTATGAATTCACTTAATGGAGTCCTTATTCCACCAATTCAAATAttagagtccttgactctacaAATAAATAGAGTCCTTTACTCTACTATTCATTACAAATTAATTCAATGGAGTTCTTGACCCCACCAATTAAACAATTTGGTGTTTTGACTTCaccaatttaaaataatatgtgtCAACGGAGTCTCTGACtcccaaaattattttaaatagagTGGAGTTTCTAATTCCTTCGAATTAATTCAATGGAGCATTTAATTCCAATATGATTAATTCTTTGGGATTCCTAATTCCTCAACCAAAATAGGAGTTTCtaattcctaaaataaaatgatcataaaattgatttgagaaaaatttccAATTCCCAATCTTTAAAAATGTTCATAAAAGTAAAATTGCTTTAAAGGAGTTTTCTTtcctttaattaattttaaggacttcaatcaaaatatcattaCTTGTTAAAGTTAATACAAAGAAGCAAATGAAATAAAGGGAAATTTGTTTGGACATTCAATTTCTCAAAAGGAGTATTTGGTTCAATTTCCATAAAAATATGGGTCCTTTCCttgagattaaaataaattatctcacccaaaaacaaaattaagtcCATGCTTATATGACttacattaaaaattttatcaaaagaaCTCTTCCTTCCTCATCTCTAGAACActtgataaaattcaaatttcttgTTTTCGTTTCCTTTGTCTTAGTAAGTTTATAGATATTTTTGCTCCGTATTTGGTCCTCAACTTGTTAATTATTCAAGTCGTACTTAAGATGATCACCTGGTATAAAGCTTGCATGTTTCAAGAACATAAAATAGGCTCTACCAAATTTCGATAGCTGCCGcaaatatgtttttagttttccatAGTTATGTAATTATGTTGACAACGAAGTTATTAAAATGATGATAAGgaatacttattttttatatatatttttcttgcttttcagAGAGGAGTTATTGACTCTGCAAAATGGCTGATCACTGAGGCAATTGCAGAAAAGCTTGATGTTGACAACTTCGTTTCATCATACACCTATAGAATTGCAGATTTAGGTTGCTCTGTTGGGCCTAACACATTTTTTGCAGTGCAAAACATAATTGAGGCATTACAGTTTAAGCATCAACGCCAAGGGCTTCATTCTCAGCTCCCTGAATTTCAAGTCTTCTTTAATGATCACATCTTGAATGATTTCAATACACTCTTCTCATCCCTCCCACCAAACAGGGAATATTATGCTGCAGGCGTGCCAGGTTCTTTCCACAGTCGCTTATTTCCCAATGCATCTTTGCATTTcgttttttcttcttattccaTCCACTGGCTTTCCAAAGTACCAAAACCGGTAGTCGACAAAAGCTCCCCTGCTTGGAATAAGGGGAGAATCCACTACCCAAATTCAAATGATGAAGTTGTTAAGGCCTATCAAGCTCAATACACTGAAGACATGGAGTGCTTCCTGCATGCTAGGGCTAAAGAGGTTGTGTGTGGAGGATTGGTTGCACTTATCATTCCTGGCCGCCCCAACGGAATGCGCCATTCTCAATCTCTAACAATTGGCGTCCTTGAATCTTGCCTCATGGACATGGCTAGGAAGGTAAGACATGATCAGTTGCCCCAAgtttttagtttactttttGAATATAGCCCCTTTGATtttgatctaatttttttttatcgttATCTAAATTATTGATATTAAAGTGAAGCTTGAATAGCCTTCAATAATGCCCTACAACTGTTGTGAAAGACATAATAGTCCTCtaattaattgttaaaaaagtataaataataAGATCCACACTTCCCCTATCAGCTTAGGTTTTTCAGTTGCGCTGTAAAATTGTTGTTGTATTTGGATTACACGATACATGCATGTCCTTAGAgagctttatttttctttcgtTCAGGGAATAATCAGTGAGGAGAAAGTGGACTCTTTTAATCTACCAGTGTATCTCATGTCTCCCCAAGAACTGGAAGCTGCTGTGGATCGAAATGGATATTTTAGCATAGAGAGAATTATTACAGAACTTGGTACCGTACCTGAAACTCAAAgccaaaaaatatcatccaacTTTCAAGCAGCATTTGAAGGAGTGATCATGGCACATTTTGGATATGAGATCTTAGACGAGCTCTTTGACTCATTTGGAAAGAAATTTGAAGTAGAATTCATGACCAAGCCTATGTCAGGAAGTTCCTCTATTTTCTTTGCTCTTCTTAAACGCAAAGCAACAAATTAGAATGCCCTTTGTTTATTTTCGTTTAGTTTGTTAAGTAATGGGATTCATGGAGCTTTAGTATTTTCTGCTTTAGCTTCATTATTATGTTAATGCCATGCTATATGTCTGAAGGAAAATATTACACCATTATGAATTTCAAAGCCACTAAGAGAAAGAAAGTCAGTGATGCAAGAGAGTAGAGACAAATATGAAATTCGTTAAACTCTAGAGCAAAGGAGGCGTGGATATAATCGATAAACTCTCTCTATTCCATTGgttaaattttggaattttctttttcaaaattaatatatatatatatatatatatatatattttttatagaacGGATttgataaaaatgatttttttaattatatatatatatttatatatatatatatatatatatttttttttttctgatggGCTTAAAAAATGGGTTAttggttaattttttgttggttggattaatttttattattaaagagAGGACCAAGGATTATGTAGGGAATCTAATGCAATATTTGGAAAGggaggaagagaagagaaaggaaattGTGCTAAAATGACAATTCTCCTTGTTGGCATTATAGGAAagtagaaaaaagagagaaaatgggaagaaTGACTAAATGAGCATTTATCTGAGCCCACTTTTCTCATTTgcccaaattgggaggaaatgAGAAGTGGGAGGAAATGAGAAGTTAAGTAAAAAACTTGCaactttttttctcaaaaaaaaaaaaaaagtgcaactTTTGAGGACCCATCACTAATGacatataaaatttcaattttgtccATCACCAAAGTAAacattttggattttatttggGGTATTTAGGTAAAATTATAtatctaaattaaatatattattttctttttcgtCTCTTTTcaaacatataaaaagaaagccttttctttttcatttcttttccctccctctcttctcttctcttcttttctcctCCTCTTGGTTAAAACCATACACTGGGCCTTTTTTGCCGAATagcataattttagaaaaaatttaggaaaaaagtaTTGGAccaaatttatttagttatgtaatatattttttgaaactcgagtttgtcAAATTTGGTTTAAAGTGAAACTCAAGTTTACCAAACTCAAGTTTTGGAACATTATGACAATTTGATCAAACATAATGCTTAGAACTCAAGTTTGGTAAACTCGAGTTTCACTTGAAACTTGGATTTGACAAACTTAGGTTCTTAAAAAAGtgctacataactaaataagtttgctCATCAActatttagtaatttttttctaaaattatgctATTTGGAAAATCTTTCCATAGACACTGTAAGTTTGTAAGTTAAGTTCAATTTTCTTGGGCCTAGATTCTAACATTCCGTCCATGCTTCCTTGTGACGTGTAAAGCTGGGGAAAAGAGAAACAATGTATAACTGCCATCATATTCTTCTATTCAATAACATATGAAATTTCTTGAAGTTGACAAAACCGAAAATTAATAATGCAATTGCGCACGAAAGTCCACAATGTTCACCTTACCATAAAGAAAAAGAGCCCGCCCTGTTTTACATCATTACagtcacagagagagagagagagagagagagagagagagagagagagagagagagagagagagagagagagagagagagagagagagagagatggcagCAGAGCAAACAAGCAAAACAATTGAAGCATATCCGATGAAAGGTGGAGACGGTGTCCACAGCTACGCTAACAACTCTTCTTACCAGGTATCCTTCTCTATATATACGTTTACCAAGAATTTTAGGCCGTTGGCAAGTTTATAATTTACTCTTCGGGTTTGAAATCTCTTACTCATACAGTCATACTCATTTTTATCCTTCGGTTTTGGGTGGGTTAATGAGTCCAGTTCCAATTTTTCTCGGTCTAAACAAATGCCAAAGATCTGTAACCACTACCATTGTATCCTCTCACACTTTATTAGAATGATAATTCTTTCTGGTAATGCAAACTAGCTTGAATGACTTCCTAAAAAATGTAAGACTAATATCTCATTTATTTAAGTATATCTATAACTTCCCATCGGATCTCATGTAAGCAATATACATGTAACATGCCcagataataataatagcttAATCTCAGGTAGTATATTTGTCTTTGTAGAACCTGTTTGGTTGAGCTTATGTTCATCTAAAAGggaatgtaaaatttttttaaaggtacaACTTGttattttatagaataaataagataacaaataagctcatccaaaaGAAGTACTCATGATTATTGTGGGCAATATCTTGTGTTGGTTGGTGTGTGGATaaactgttaggacatatgtggaacatgtttagaacatatgtcatatagaattggttaatcttttgacaaaatgca of the Quercus robur chromosome 10, dhQueRobu3.1, whole genome shotgun sequence genome contains:
- the LOC126703177 gene encoding loganic acid O-methyltransferase-like, whose translation is MAAEQTGKTSEAYPMKGGDGVRSYANNSSYQRGVIDSAKWLITEAIAEKLDVDNFVSSYTYRIADLGCSVGPNTFFAVQNIIEALQFKHQRQGLHSQLPEFQVFFNDHILNDFNTLFSSLPPNREYYAAGVPGSFHSRLFPNASLHFVFSSYSIHWLSKVPKPVVDKSSPAWNKGRIHYPNSNDEVVKAYQAQYTEDMECFLHARAKEVVCGGLVALIIPGRPNGMRHSQSLTIGVLESCLMDMARKGIISEEKVDSFNLPVYLMSPQELEAAVDRNGYFSIERIITELGTVPETQSQKISSNFQAAFEGVIMAHFGYEILDELFDSFGKKFEVEFMTKPMSGSSSIFFALLKRKATN